Proteins found in one Perca fluviatilis chromosome 9, GENO_Pfluv_1.0, whole genome shotgun sequence genomic segment:
- the actl6a gene encoding actin-like protein 6A: MSGGVYGGDEVGALVFDIGSYTVRAGYAGEDCPKADFPTVIGVTLDREDGSTPMETDGDKPSKQSGTTYFIDTNQLRVPRESMEVMSPLKNGMSKCCIVKSPLAGDFMSMQCRELFQELNVEIIPPYMIASKDGVREGSPASWKKKEKLPQVTRSWHNYMCNCVIQDFQASVLQVSDSPYDEQVAAQMPTVHYELPNGYNCDFGAERLKIPEGLFDPSNAKGLSGNTMLGVGHVVTTSVGMCDIDIRPGLYGSVVVTGGNTLIQGFTDRLNRELSQKTPPSMRLKLIANNTTVERRFSAWIGGSILASLGTFQQMWISKQEYEEGGKQCVDRKCP; encoded by the exons ATGAGTGGCGGAGTGTATGGAGGCG ATGAGGTGGGAGCTTTGGTGTTCGACATTGGCTCATACACTGTAAGAGCTGGCTACGCAGGAGAAGACTGTCCCAAG GCGGACTTCCCCACGGTGATAGGTGTGACCCTTGACCGAGAGGATGGCAGCACACCCATGGAGACGGATGGTGACAAGCCGAGCAAGCAGAGTGGCACCACCTACTTCATTGATACCAACCAGCTGAGGGTACCCAGGGAGAGCATGGAGGTCATGTCTCCGCTCAAGAATGGCATGAGTAAGTGTT gcaTCGTCAAATCGCCCCTGGCTGGAGACTTCATGAGCATGCAGTGTCGGGAGCTTTTTCAAGAGTTAAATGTTGAAATAATCCCCCCTTACATGATTGCATCAAAG GATGGAGTGCGAGAGGGATCACCGGCCAGCtggaagaaaaaggagaaaCTACCTCAGGTCACCCGCTCATGGCACAACTACATGTGCAAT TGTGTGATCCAGGACTTCCAAGCATCTGTGCTGCAGGTGTCAGACTCGCCATATGATGAACA GGTTGCCGCACAGATGCCCACAGTGCACTATGAGCTGCCTAACGGCTACAACTGTGACTTTGGGGCTGAAAGGCTGAAGATCCCAGAGGGGCTGTTTGATCCCTCTAATGCCAAG GGACTGTCTGGAAACACCATGTTGGGAGTTGGCCACGTGGTGACGACCAGCGTTGGAATGTGTGACATTGACATCCGTCCG GGTCTGTATGGCAGTGTGGTGGTGACTGGaggaaacacactcattcaGGGCTTCACAGACCGACTAAACCGAGAACTCTCCCAGAAAACCCCTCCG AGCATGAGGCTGAAGCTGATAGCCAACAACACTACAGTGGAGCGCCGGTTCAGTGCCTGGATAGGAGGCTCCATCCTGGCGTCACTC GGAACCTTCCAGCAGATGTGGATCTCCAAACAGGAGTACGAAGAAGGAGGAAAGCAGTGTGTAGACAGGAAGTGCCCTTGA
- the aldh7a1 gene encoding alpha-aminoadipic semialdehyde dehydrogenase codes for MQHCLTLTFARHSRLLLRNKFASICYQQSAAMSGLLINQPKYSWLKELGLSEDNPGVYNGSWGGSGEVITSYCPANNEPIARVTQATMAEYEETVQKTREAWKLWADIPAPKRGEIVRQIGDALRKKINVLGSLVSLEMGKIYVEGVGEVQEYVDVCDYAVGLSRMIGGPMLPSERPGHALIEQWNPVGLVGIITAFNFPVAVYGWNNAIALTCGNVCLWKGAPTTPLTSVAVSKIVAEVLERNNLPGAICSMTCGGADIGTAMAKDERVDLLSFTGSTHVGKMVAMMVQDRFGRKLLELGGNNAIIVFEDADLSLVVPSAVFASVGTAGQRCTTTRRLMLHESVHDTVIERVAKAYKQVRIGDPWDPTTLYGPLHTKQAVDQYLAAIEQAKQQGGTVVCGGKVMDRPGNYVEPTIITGLAHDAPIVHTETFVPILYVLKFKTEEEAFAWNNEVKQGLSSSIFTKDMGRVFRWLGPKGSDCGIVNVNIPTSGAEIGGAFGGEKHTGGGRESGSDSWKQYMRRSTCTINYSKDLPLAQGIKFE; via the coding sequence ATGCAGCACTGCCTCACACTGACCTTTGCCCGGCACAGTAGGCTCCTCTTGAGAAATAAATTTGCATCTATCTGCTACCAGCAGTCGGCAGCCATGTCAGGTCTCCTCATCAACCAGCCCAAATACTCCTGGCTGAAAGAGCTGGGCCTGTCTGAGGACAACCCTGGCGTTTATAACGGGAGCTGGGGAGGTAGCGGGGAGGTCATCACGTCATACTGCCCTGCCAACAATGAGCCAATTGCCAGAGTAACCCAGGCAACCATGGCGGAGTATGAAGAAACTGTTCAGAAGACGAGGGAGGCTTGGAAGCTGTGGGCAGATATTCCAGCACCCAAAAGAGGAGAGATTGTGAGGCAGATTGGAGATGCACTTAGAAAGAAGATTAACGTCCTGGGGAGCCTGGTGTCTCTAGAAATGGGCAAGATCTATGTTGAGGGAGTGGGAGAGGTTCAGGAATACGTTGATGTCTGTGACTATGCTGTTGGTCTGTCTAGAATGATTGGCGGGCCCATGCTGCCTTCAGAGAGACCAGGCCATGCCCTGATCGAACAGTGGAACCCAGTCGGTCTTGTCGGCATCATCACTGCCTTTAACTTCCCTGTGGCTGTCTACGGCTGGAACAACGCCATCGCTCTGACCTGCGGCAACGTCTGCCTCTGGAAAGGAGCTCCAACCACACCTCTCACAAGTGTTGCAGTTTCCAAGATTGTGGCTGAGGTTCTGGAGCGCAACAACCTGCCCGGTGCTATCTGTTCCATGACCTGCGGAGGCGCTGATATCGGCACAGCCATGGCGAAGGATGAGCGGGTGGATCTGCTGTCGTTCACTGGCAGCACCCACGTTGGCAAGATGGTGGCCATGATGGTGCAGGACAGGTTCGGTCGGAAGCTGCTGGAGCTCGGTGGAAACAACGCTATCATTGTGTTTGAGGATGCTGACCTGAGTCTTGTGGTGCCCTCCGCCGTCTTTGCATCTGTGGGAACCGCTGGCCAGCGCTGCACCACCACCAGGAGGCTGATGCTGCACGAGAGTGTTCACGACACAGTGATTGAAAGGGTCGCCAAGGCCTACAAACAAGTCCGCATCGGAGACCCCTGGGATCCCACCACCCTTTACGGGCCTCTGCACACCAAACAAGCCGTGGATCAGTACCTGGCAGCTATTGAGCAGGCCAAGCAGCAGGGTGGCACTGTGGTCTGCGGAGGAAAAGTGATGGACCGTCCTGGAAACTACGTGGAGCCCACCATCATCACAGGGCTGGCTCACGACGCTCCCATTGTCCATACCGAAACCTTTGTCCCCATACTGTACGTCCTCAAGTTCAAGACAGAAGAGGAGGCATTTGCCTGGAACAACGAGGTCAAGCAGGGCCTGTCCAGCAGCATCTTCACCAAAGATATGGGTCGGGTTTTCCGCTGGCTGGGGCCCAAAGGATCCGACTGCGGCATCGTGAATGTTAATATTCCTACAAGTGGAGCTGAGATCGGAGGAGCCTTTGGTGGAGAGAAACACACGGGAGGTGGAAGAGAGTCTGGCAGTGACTCATGGAAGCAGTACATGAGGCGTTCAACCTGCACAATAAACTACAGCAAGGATCTTCCTCTTGCCCAGGGAATCAAGTTTGAGTGA